A part of Camelus bactrianus isolate YW-2024 breed Bactrian camel chromosome 7, ASM4877302v1, whole genome shotgun sequence genomic DNA contains:
- the AKR1D1 gene encoding aldo-keto reductase family 1 member D1, giving the protein MYLSAANHRIPLSDGNSIPIIGLGTYSEPKLTPKGTCATSVKTAIDVGYRHFDGAYVYHNEHEVGEAIREKIAEGKVRREDVFYCGKLWATNHIPEMVRPTLERTLKVLQLDYVDLYIIEIPMAFKPGDEIFPKDENGKWLYSKSDLCATWEALEACKDAGLVKSLGVSNFNRRQLELILHKPGLKYKPVSNQVECHPYFTQPKLLKFCQQHDIVIIAYSPLGTSRNPTWVNVSPPPLLEDPLLNSLGKKYSKTAAQVVLRFNIQRGVVVIPKSFNPERIKENFQIFDFSLTEEEMKDIEALNTNVRFVELLMWSDHPEYPFHDEY; this is encoded by the exons ATGTACCTCAGTGCTGCAAATCATCGCATACCTCTAAGTGATGGAAACAGCATTCCTATCATTGGACTTGGTACCTACTCAGAACCTAAATTG ACCCCTAAGGGGACCTGTGCAACATCAGTGAAAACTGCCATCGATGTGGGGTACCGACACTTTGATGGGGCCTACGTCTATCACAACGAACATGAAGTGGGAGAGGCCATCAGGGAGAAGATAGCAGAAGGAAAGGTGCGGAGGGAGGATGTTTTCTACTGTGGAAAG CTGTGGGCTACAAATCACATCCCAGAGATGGTCCGCCCAACTCTGGAGAGGACGCTCAAGGTCCTTCAGCTAGATTATGTGGATCTTTACATCATTGAAATACCCATGGCTTTTAAG cctgGAGATGAGATCTTTCCTAAAGATGAAAATGGCAAATGGTTATATAGCAAGTCAGATCTATGTGCCACTTGGGAG GCTTTGGAAGCTTGCAAAGATGCTGGTTTGGTGAAATCCCTTGGAGTATCCAATTTTAACCGCAGGCAGCTGGAGCTCATCCTGCACAAACCAGGACTGAAGTATAAGCCAGTCAGCAACCAG GTTGAGTGCCATCCATATTTCACCCAGCCAAAGCTCTTGAAATTTTGCCAACAACATGATATTGTCATTATTGCATACAGCCCTTTGGGGACCTCTAGGAATCCGACCTG ggtgaatGTATCTCCCCCACCTTTGTTAGAGGATCCACTTCTAAACTCACTGGGGAAAAAGTACAGTAAGACAGCAGCTCAAGTTGTTTTGCGCTTCAACATCCAGCGAGGAGTGGTTGTCATTCCTAAAAGCTTTAACCCTGAAAGGATCAAAGAAAACTTTCAA atctttgatttttctctcactGAAGAAGAAATGAAGGACATTGAAGCCTTGAATACAAATGTCCGCTTCGTGGAATTGCTCAT